In Candidatus Neomarinimicrobiota bacterium, a single window of DNA contains:
- a CDS encoding reductive dehalogenase — protein MNSFEGKCTTCPGGCATDEDAGFMITEQFGPFNQKNDIFNRSFWDPSIHSEKTELFYESYRKPLEEWRHVDGYDQKDFALRNAGWYVADFFAERLENEDRREGFLDYLTSQREGASEQRNVESPEAMAEEVKKAAKLFGADLVGITYHDERWVYTHKYSRDHEDEKEMDLPDNFVSVIVVCHEMDHDLLETVPSALSGTATGVGYSQDAITLLALAQYIKNLGYNAVASMNDTALSIPLAIKAGLGEYGRHGLLITPELGPRLRIGKVFTDLPLAHDRPKRFGVKEFCEICRRCSDGCPTKAIPFDDPSERIYNSSNISGIRKWTVDAEKCFDFWVKQVTDCSICLRVCPYNRDYPSWVNRLRFRLMGSFLRSFMLWLDNTLGGGKRKTPRWWWEKKD, from the coding sequence ATGAACTCGTTTGAAGGAAAGTGTACCACTTGCCCCGGTGGGTGTGCTACCGATGAAGATGCAGGTTTCATGATCACAGAACAATTCGGGCCATTCAATCAGAAAAACGATATTTTCAACCGTTCCTTCTGGGACCCGTCAATTCACTCAGAAAAGACAGAACTTTTTTATGAATCGTATCGTAAACCGCTGGAAGAGTGGCGCCACGTGGATGGTTATGATCAGAAAGATTTTGCTCTCCGTAATGCTGGCTGGTACGTGGCTGATTTTTTCGCCGAACGGCTGGAGAATGAGGACCGCCGGGAAGGATTTCTGGATTACCTCACCTCCCAAAGGGAGGGTGCTTCAGAACAGCGAAATGTTGAATCTCCTGAGGCTATGGCAGAAGAAGTAAAGAAAGCCGCCAAACTTTTTGGTGCTGATCTTGTGGGCATCACTTATCATGATGAACGGTGGGTCTACACGCACAAGTATAGTCGAGACCATGAAGACGAGAAAGAGATGGATCTTCCGGATAATTTCGTTTCTGTAATTGTAGTATGTCATGAGATGGACCACGATTTGCTGGAGACCGTCCCATCAGCTCTAAGTGGAACAGCAACGGGCGTTGGCTACTCTCAAGATGCTATCACACTTCTTGCCCTTGCTCAGTATATCAAGAATCTCGGTTACAATGCCGTGGCCAGCATGAACGATACGGCTCTCAGCATTCCTCTAGCTATTAAAGCCGGGTTAGGAGAATACGGCCGTCACGGGCTTTTAATTACACCAGAACTTGGTCCTCGTCTTCGTATCGGAAAGGTTTTTACTGATCTTCCTCTTGCACACGATCGCCCGAAACGGTTCGGCGTAAAAGAATTTTGCGAGATATGCCGACGGTGTAGTGATGGTTGTCCGACGAAAGCTATTCCATTTGATGATCCATCAGAACGTATCTACAACAGTTCCAATATTAGTGGTATCAGAAAATGGACAGTGGATGCGGAAAAGTGTTTCGACTTCTGGGTGAAGCAGGTGACCGACTGTTCCATCTGCCTCCGCGTCTGTCCCTACAATCGTGATTATCCCTCCTGGGTAAACCGCCTACGGTTTCGACTAATGGGGTCGTTCCTCCGCAGCTTTATGCTATGGCTGGACAACACCTTGGGAGGCGGGAAACGAAAAACGCCCAGATGGTGGTGGGAGAAAAAAGATTAA
- a CDS encoding 5-oxoprolinase: MWFFAIDRGGTFTDIIGVDPEGKTHSLKLLSLSKEYADPAIEGIRRMMEIPAESPIPEDKVSRIRMGTTVATNALLERKGTPTALFITKGFSDLLEIGNQARPDLFALAVKKPEQLYSNVREVDERLDHEGNVVRPLDESVLRKDLEEVMNSGITSLAIVLMHSWKNGVHESRVAEIALDIGFDQISVSHIIMPLIKIVGRGQTTAVDAYLSPVVFEYIQSVEKKTGDIPLDFMQSSGGMTDAHNFRGKDAIMSGPAGGVIGAAAVAELNGIGEAIGFDMGGTSTDVSRYGGEFEKVLEMETAGIHFQTPSLKINTVAAGGGSILWFDGQKMRVGPESAGADPGPVCYGKSGQLALTDANLLLGRLVPEYFPKAFGKTYDQPLNEVETRKSFKKITEQINVALDRNLSPEDVARGFIRIANETMASAIKEISVARGFDARTHALVCFGGAAAQHACGIARILDIKKMIIHPMAGLLSAYGIAMADQFRYAIHSIVTPYDKNMLRKFEIQLNEMAAPLVEEILQYGISKDNIEVKKFLDLRPLGTDNYLTIPLGTYEETVEMFSILHKQLFGFDPTTELELVNLRIEVNGREHHFEESLSQSHARSKPKPRGTVKVTFEESDNETPVYQVVDLHLDSFIEGPAIITEEFSTTVVEPGFSVELNKYGHIILTQDTISEVSVGPERDPIMLEVFNHLFMSIAEQMGYTLINTAYSVNIKERLDFSCAIFDPEGNLVANAPHMPVHLGAMSESVKEIIVANKGSMKPGDIYLMNNPHRGGSHLPDLTVIAPVFADGKNPIFYTASRGHHADIGGTTPGSLPPFATSIHEEGVVIDNFCLIEDEELRLNELISLLSDNDYPARNLDERIADVKAQMAAVNKGIMETEKLIKKYGLETVHAYMDHVRDNATESMKAALSVYLGDKEKLDLEFKDHLDSGDTIAVRISIEKGDNPPHTCRAIVDFSGTSPQMKGNQNAPVAVTKAAVLYVFRLMIDEEIPLNSGCLEPIEIIIPEGCLLRPEDTAAVVGGNTETSQRITDVLIGALELAGASQGTMNNFVFGSEDGSGKQYYETIAGGSGACKGHNGASGVQIHMTNTRATDPEVLEHRFPEIRLERFGLRQSSGGDGLYKGGNGTIRKVKFLKKRKVSILSERRKYPPYGMAGGSSGKCGKNWLEKVSGELEPLAGKVERVVEPGETIIIETPGGGGYGKPE; this comes from the coding sequence ATGTGGTTTTTCGCCATCGATCGTGGCGGAACATTTACCGACATCATCGGTGTTGATCCTGAAGGAAAGACCCACAGCCTGAAGCTCCTTTCGCTGTCAAAGGAGTATGCCGATCCCGCTATTGAAGGAATTCGGCGAATGATGGAAATCCCCGCCGAAAGTCCAATCCCTGAAGATAAAGTGAGTCGAATACGAATGGGCACCACCGTGGCCACCAACGCACTTCTGGAACGAAAGGGTACACCAACTGCACTGTTCATAACAAAGGGCTTTAGTGACCTTCTGGAGATCGGCAATCAAGCCCGGCCTGACCTCTTTGCCCTTGCTGTAAAAAAGCCAGAGCAACTTTATAGCAATGTTAGAGAAGTAGATGAACGTCTAGACCACGAAGGAAATGTGGTGAGACCTCTAGATGAATCTGTTTTGAGAAAAGATTTGGAGGAGGTCATGAATAGCGGTATTACATCTCTTGCTATCGTGCTCATGCATTCATGGAAAAATGGAGTTCACGAATCTCGTGTTGCCGAAATCGCCCTTGATATCGGATTTGACCAGATCTCAGTTTCTCACATAATCATGCCGCTCATCAAAATTGTTGGACGGGGCCAAACAACAGCAGTTGACGCTTACCTCAGCCCTGTTGTTTTTGAGTACATACAATCGGTGGAAAAGAAGACAGGCGATATTCCTCTTGATTTTATGCAGAGCTCAGGCGGCATGACCGATGCCCACAACTTCAGGGGAAAAGACGCCATCATGTCAGGCCCGGCAGGAGGTGTTATTGGTGCCGCGGCAGTTGCTGAGCTAAATGGGATCGGTGAAGCTATCGGTTTTGACATGGGAGGCACTTCCACAGACGTTTCTCGCTATGGTGGTGAATTTGAAAAAGTATTGGAAATGGAAACAGCAGGTATACACTTTCAGACTCCTAGCCTAAAAATCAACACGGTGGCTGCGGGCGGCGGCTCCATTCTTTGGTTCGATGGTCAAAAGATGCGCGTTGGTCCTGAATCAGCAGGAGCTGACCCCGGGCCGGTCTGTTACGGTAAAAGCGGCCAGCTTGCACTCACAGATGCCAATCTCCTCCTTGGCCGACTGGTGCCGGAATATTTCCCCAAAGCTTTCGGTAAAACTTACGATCAACCGCTGAATGAAGTAGAAACACGAAAAAGTTTCAAAAAGATTACCGAACAGATTAACGTCGCACTCGACAGAAACCTTTCACCAGAAGATGTGGCCCGGGGTTTTATCCGAATTGCCAATGAGACCATGGCTTCGGCAATTAAAGAAATATCAGTGGCCCGGGGTTTTGACGCACGGACACACGCCCTTGTCTGTTTCGGTGGTGCCGCCGCACAGCATGCTTGCGGTATTGCCCGGATTCTGGACATAAAAAAGATGATCATCCACCCCATGGCAGGGCTTCTTTCCGCCTACGGTATTGCCATGGCCGATCAGTTTCGCTACGCCATCCACTCCATAGTGACGCCTTATGATAAGAATATGCTCCGAAAATTCGAAATTCAGCTTAATGAAATGGCCGCACCCTTGGTGGAAGAAATCCTCCAATATGGAATATCTAAGGACAATATTGAGGTTAAAAAGTTTCTCGATCTCAGGCCACTTGGCACAGACAACTATCTCACCATTCCACTGGGCACATATGAAGAAACAGTGGAAATGTTTTCTATACTCCACAAGCAACTGTTTGGCTTTGACCCCACCACTGAATTGGAACTTGTCAATTTGAGGATTGAGGTGAACGGCAGGGAACATCATTTCGAAGAAAGTCTATCTCAGTCCCACGCCAGAAGTAAGCCCAAGCCGAGGGGTACCGTAAAAGTCACATTCGAAGAAAGCGATAATGAAACACCGGTTTACCAGGTGGTTGATCTTCATTTAGATTCATTCATTGAAGGACCGGCCATCATTACAGAGGAGTTTTCCACCACAGTTGTGGAACCAGGATTTTCAGTCGAGCTCAACAAATACGGTCATATTATTCTGACTCAAGATACAATTTCAGAAGTCTCTGTAGGACCGGAAAGAGACCCCATCATGCTGGAAGTATTCAATCATCTTTTTATGAGTATTGCTGAACAGATGGGTTATACACTGATCAACACAGCTTACTCGGTTAACATCAAAGAGCGTCTCGATTTTTCGTGTGCTATCTTTGACCCTGAGGGCAATCTTGTGGCCAATGCTCCTCACATGCCTGTCCACCTTGGTGCCATGAGCGAATCGGTGAAAGAGATTATTGTGGCCAACAAAGGATCCATGAAACCGGGGGATATATATCTAATGAACAACCCTCATCGAGGCGGTTCCCATCTTCCCGATTTGACGGTCATTGCACCCGTTTTCGCTGATGGGAAGAATCCCATCTTCTACACTGCCAGCCGAGGACACCACGCTGATATTGGCGGCACAACTCCCGGCTCCTTGCCGCCGTTTGCGACATCCATCCACGAAGAAGGTGTGGTTATTGACAATTTCTGTCTCATTGAAGATGAAGAACTCCGGCTGAACGAGCTCATAAGCCTGCTGTCTGATAACGACTACCCGGCACGGAATCTTGATGAACGCATTGCTGACGTCAAAGCACAGATGGCAGCGGTAAACAAAGGAATCATGGAAACTGAAAAGCTCATCAAGAAATACGGACTTGAGACTGTCCACGCTTATATGGATCACGTTCGAGACAACGCAACTGAGTCAATGAAAGCCGCATTGTCAGTATATCTCGGTGATAAGGAGAAATTAGATCTTGAATTCAAGGATCATCTTGACAGTGGAGACACGATCGCCGTACGAATTTCCATTGAAAAAGGAGACAATCCTCCGCACACTTGCAGGGCCATAGTCGATTTTTCAGGAACCAGTCCTCAGATGAAAGGAAATCAGAACGCGCCTGTGGCAGTGACCAAAGCGGCGGTTCTATATGTTTTCCGGCTCATGATCGATGAGGAAATCCCACTTAATTCAGGCTGTCTTGAACCGATTGAGATCATCATCCCTGAAGGATGCCTGCTGAGACCTGAAGACACAGCAGCTGTGGTGGGAGGCAATACGGAAACGTCTCAGAGAATAACGGATGTACTCATAGGTGCTCTTGAACTTGCCGGCGCATCTCAGGGAACTATGAACAATTTTGTTTTCGGTTCAGAGGATGGTTCGGGAAAGCAGTATTACGAAACCATAGCTGGCGGTTCAGGAGCGTGCAAAGGCCACAACGGCGCTTCAGGTGTTCAGATACATATGACCAACACTAGAGCAACCGATCCTGAAGTTCTGGAACATCGCTTCCCTGAGATCCGTTTGGAACGTTTCGGGCTGCGGCAAAGCTCAGGCGGTGACGGCCTATACAAAGGTGGAAATGGAACCATACGCAAAGTCAAATTTCTGAAGAAACGGAAAGTCTCAATCCTTTCCGAGAGACGTAAATATCCGCCCTACGGCATGGCTGGCGGATCGTCGGGCAAATGCGGAAAGAATTGGCTAGAAAAAGTGTCAGGTGAGTTGGAACCTCTTGCCGGTAAGGTAGAACGAGTGGTGGAACCAGGTGAAACCATCATCATAGAAACACCTGGAGGGGGTGGTTATGGTAAGCCTGAATGA
- a CDS encoding PspC domain-containing protein: MKRFYRNRDEGKSASVCAGIGDDFDVNPILIRLLFYSSVLSYGISILFYLITGIKFLNKQPQQKTIESRTSFLFTRC; encoded by the coding sequence ATGAAAAGATTTTATCGAAACAGAGACGAAGGAAAATCGGCCAGTGTCTGTGCCGGTATAGGTGATGACTTTGATGTCAATCCCATACTGATCCGACTGCTATTTTATTCCTCGGTTCTCTCGTACGGGATTAGCATCCTTTTTTATTTAATCACCGGGATAAAATTCCTGAACAAACAGCCTCAACAGAAGACAATCGAGTCTCGAACTTCCTTCCTGTTTACTCGTTGCTGA
- a CDS encoding cyclase family protein: MKWFFPFSAFEIYPMLDQTKIQIGHRKYEVKLEEGISIAIQLDFQGDQPRFFESENAHSIPVQSGGFIGSVQAGGSCNVDTITANYHCNGTHTECVGHISEDQVSISNIIDNSLIPVTLISMDASKIGDESYHVSTENNDYLLTKSCLTQVLENANTDFLKGLVIRTLPNETSKKSHNYSEKSFPFFTNEAMHHIRILGVRHLLVDTPSVDRTDDGGELGNHRIYWGVSPGISKIDSQTCSKRTITEMIYTPDLLPDGCYLMNLQLPAFVSDAAPSRPILYPVNKVNDH; this comes from the coding sequence GTGAAGTGGTTTTTTCCCTTCTCCGCTTTTGAAATCTATCCCATGCTCGATCAAACCAAAATCCAGATTGGCCATCGGAAATATGAGGTGAAACTTGAAGAAGGAATCTCTATTGCAATCCAACTTGATTTTCAAGGTGATCAACCCCGGTTTTTTGAAAGTGAGAATGCCCATTCGATCCCTGTACAGTCTGGAGGCTTTATTGGTTCGGTTCAAGCCGGCGGAAGCTGCAACGTGGATACCATAACCGCTAATTATCACTGCAATGGTACCCATACTGAATGTGTTGGACACATATCCGAAGATCAGGTCTCAATTTCCAACATTATTGATAACAGCCTGATTCCAGTCACACTTATCTCTATGGACGCTTCAAAGATCGGCGATGAATCATACCATGTTTCTACAGAAAACAATGATTACTTACTGACGAAGTCTTGTCTGACCCAAGTTCTCGAAAATGCTAATACAGATTTCCTGAAGGGGCTCGTCATCCGAACTCTACCCAATGAAACCTCAAAAAAATCACACAATTACTCCGAGAAATCGTTTCCTTTCTTTACGAATGAAGCCATGCATCACATCAGAATTCTCGGCGTTCGCCATCTGCTGGTGGATACGCCCTCCGTGGATAGAACAGATGACGGCGGAGAGCTTGGAAATCATCGGATCTACTGGGGCGTATCTCCCGGTATTTCCAAAATCGATTCTCAAACTTGTTCTAAAAGGACAATTACAGAAATGATTTACACTCCCGATTTGCTTCCGGATGGCTGTTATCTAATGAACCTTCAGCTTCCCGCTTTCGTTTCTGATGCCGCTCCCAGCAGGCCAATCCTCTACCCTGTTAATAAAGTCAATGATCACTGA
- a CDS encoding phytanoyl-CoA dioxygenase — protein MSYEVTDKDIQNYSRDGAVVIRELFSAEEVECLVEGIEANISAPSWRSKVASSSDDPGWFMEDFCTWQDNPTYRRFIEESNLAAVAAQLMQSREVRLFHDHMLVKEPGTMQRTPWHQDQPYYNIDGFQNVSFWIPVDPVQREWTLEFVAGSHRKGWLMPRTFMDEEAKWFPEGSMNEVPDIEADRRKFQILGWALEPGDAVAFHMLTLHAAAGVQGNERRRVFSVRLIGDDVVHSPRLWETSPEFPGLKDELPAGASMDHPLFPPLLSRSR, from the coding sequence ATGAGTTATGAAGTAACAGATAAGGATATTCAAAACTACAGTCGAGATGGTGCTGTGGTGATCCGTGAACTTTTTTCCGCTGAAGAGGTTGAGTGCTTGGTGGAAGGGATTGAAGCTAATATTTCTGCTCCCAGCTGGCGATCTAAAGTGGCCAGCAGTTCTGATGATCCTGGATGGTTCATGGAAGACTTTTGCACCTGGCAGGACAATCCTACATACAGGCGTTTCATCGAGGAAAGCAACTTAGCAGCAGTGGCAGCTCAATTAATGCAGTCAAGAGAAGTACGCCTCTTTCACGATCACATGCTGGTAAAGGAACCTGGCACCATGCAGCGGACGCCATGGCATCAGGACCAGCCCTACTACAACATTGACGGATTTCAAAATGTCAGTTTCTGGATTCCGGTGGACCCTGTACAGCGGGAGTGGACGTTGGAATTCGTGGCAGGGTCGCATCGTAAAGGATGGCTCATGCCGCGCACTTTTATGGATGAAGAAGCAAAATGGTTCCCCGAAGGGTCAATGAATGAGGTTCCCGACATCGAAGCGGACCGGAGAAAGTTTCAGATCCTTGGCTGGGCCCTTGAACCGGGCGATGCGGTAGCGTTTCATATGCTTACCCTGCACGCCGCGGCCGGGGTTCAAGGGAATGAGCGAAGAAGAGTTTTTTCTGTCCGATTAATCGGAGATGATGTTGTTCATTCTCCTCGATTATGGGAAACATCTCCTGAATTTCCAGGTTTGAAAGATGAGTTACCGGCCGGAGCTTCTATGGATCATCCACTTTTCCCGCCGCTATTAAGCCGGTCGCGCTAG
- a CDS encoding 2OG-Fe(II) oxygenase, with amino-acid sequence MVNFEEKNLIDIRKYPLHSPASTSYLDLVSQCQQDLNRNGASMLPGFLTPEAITQIVAEIDRAAPKAYSCNEVHNVFLEEDDISFPEDHPRRQNEKTSLGSLAYDNIEQGDALRTLYEWDPLLHFVTAVLGEKKMYRMADPMAALTVNVMNNGQNHGWHFDESLVTTTVILQKPLEGGEFQYITDLRGEDWNDYVSLNDVLSGNEDRIQTLPVEAGTLLLFAGYFQLHRVTPVVGNVTRYVATLCFKDKPGVCNSPEVQKLFYGRTASV; translated from the coding sequence GTGGTCAATTTCGAAGAAAAAAATCTTATTGATATTAGGAAATATCCTCTTCATTCTCCTGCTTCAACATCGTATCTGGATCTTGTTTCACAATGTCAGCAGGATCTGAATAGGAATGGAGCCAGTATGCTTCCCGGTTTCCTAACGCCGGAAGCTATTACTCAAATAGTTGCTGAAATAGATCGAGCAGCTCCAAAGGCCTACTCCTGTAATGAAGTTCACAATGTTTTTCTTGAGGAAGATGACATATCTTTTCCTGAAGATCATCCCCGACGTCAAAATGAAAAGACCTCTCTGGGCTCCTTAGCTTATGATAACATAGAACAGGGTGATGCTCTAAGAACTCTCTATGAATGGGATCCGCTTCTTCACTTTGTTACAGCTGTACTGGGAGAAAAAAAAATGTACCGGATGGCTGATCCTATGGCAGCTCTTACTGTAAATGTGATGAATAATGGTCAGAACCATGGCTGGCATTTTGATGAGTCACTTGTGACTACTACAGTCATTCTTCAAAAACCTCTGGAAGGGGGAGAATTCCAGTATATCACTGATCTGCGTGGAGAAGATTGGAACGACTATGTGTCACTTAATGATGTATTATCGGGGAATGAAGATAGAATTCAAACTTTGCCAGTTGAAGCAGGAACCTTACTCCTCTTTGCCGGTTATTTCCAATTGCACCGTGTCACTCCAGTGGTGGGAAACGTAACTAGGTATGTAGCAACCCTCTGTTTCAAAGACAAACCTGGTGTCTGCAACAGTCCTGAAGTCCAGAAGCTTTTCTATGGCAGAACTGCTTCAGTATGA
- a CDS encoding M20/M25/M40 family metallo-hydrolase: MVDFSLEQCIEEFLADLVASNSVNPKWEGGPGEAFVCDNISGVLSSLGFIPETQEVAPGRTNVVCTISGSRGAPSLILNAHVDVVGVEGMNDPFKLRRDGDKLYGRGTYDMKGSVSVMLALGKFFAKEPPPGDVHLTFVCDEEDLSIGMEHLMNDWLPTLKEKPTAAIILEPTEESIGICHKGFAWYEIVIEGKAAHGSRPEEGIDAIFPLGAVIQEISEVEKKLYAKDAHPYLGHSSLHVGTLMGGTNLPVIAAESRLDWERRILPGELDADLEKEYERIVSTAKNYPGKHRVEPKKLFARPPMETLETTEIVQRLRKASPVSYLTGMSYWADSALVSEAGIPSVLFGPIGHGAHAIDEWVSARSLHRVYETVKTVILGMSEAV, from the coding sequence ATGGTTGATTTTTCGTTAGAACAATGTATTGAAGAATTTTTAGCTGATTTGGTGGCTTCTAATTCAGTAAACCCCAAATGGGAAGGGGGCCCTGGTGAGGCTTTTGTTTGTGATAATATATCCGGTGTTCTTTCCTCATTGGGGTTTATTCCAGAGACTCAAGAAGTTGCTCCTGGACGGACCAACGTGGTGTGTACAATTTCTGGGAGTAGGGGTGCACCAAGTCTCATATTGAATGCACATGTGGATGTTGTGGGTGTGGAGGGGATGAATGATCCATTTAAGCTCCGCCGGGATGGTGACAAACTTTATGGCAGAGGGACATATGATATGAAAGGTAGTGTGTCTGTCATGCTTGCTCTTGGCAAGTTTTTTGCGAAGGAGCCACCGCCGGGTGATGTCCATCTGACTTTTGTGTGCGATGAAGAAGATTTGAGCATAGGGATGGAACACCTCATGAATGATTGGCTTCCAACGCTAAAGGAAAAACCAACTGCCGCCATCATTCTGGAACCTACAGAAGAGTCTATTGGCATCTGTCACAAGGGGTTTGCCTGGTATGAGATAGTTATTGAGGGGAAAGCTGCCCACGGTTCTCGTCCTGAGGAAGGAATCGATGCAATTTTTCCACTTGGAGCTGTGATTCAAGAAATTTCAGAAGTGGAGAAAAAATTGTATGCAAAAGATGCCCACCCCTATCTCGGACACAGTTCGCTTCATGTTGGGACATTAATGGGTGGAACTAATCTTCCAGTTATCGCAGCCGAATCAAGGCTAGATTGGGAACGAAGGATTCTTCCGGGAGAATTAGATGCCGATCTGGAGAAAGAATATGAGCGAATTGTTTCCACGGCGAAAAACTATCCTGGGAAGCATAGAGTTGAGCCGAAAAAGCTGTTCGCCCGTCCGCCTATGGAAACTTTGGAGACCACTGAAATTGTCCAACGATTGAGGAAAGCGTCACCTGTTTCATACCTCACGGGCATGTCCTACTGGGCTGATTCGGCACTGGTTTCTGAAGCGGGTATCCCCTCAGTCCTTTTCGGTCCCATTGGACATGGTGCTCACGCCATCGATGAATGGGTGAGCGCTAGAAGTTTACATCGCGTTTATGAGACGGTGAAAACAGTAATACTTGGAATGTCTGAGGCCGTCTGA
- the speB gene encoding agmatinase: protein MLEKQISLVGVPFDAKSSFLTGPAEGPSAIRKELFSGASNLFSETGIDLDSVNGFKEVVDLKIENSEAGYLQIEREATRQLSDGAIPLFLGGDHSITYPLVKAVVESNRPTIIIHFDAHPDLYHEFEDDRYSHACPFARIMEDSLTDRLIQIGIRTANDHQRQQAEKFGVELYQLPEMPANLGLSSDDTVYISLDLDVFDPAFVPGISHHEPGGLSVRDVIGIIHNINAPIIGADVVELNPRRDLNGMTATVAAKMVKEIAGKMVAN, encoded by the coding sequence ATGCTTGAAAAACAGATCTCTCTTGTGGGTGTTCCCTTTGATGCAAAATCTTCTTTTCTAACCGGGCCAGCTGAGGGTCCTTCCGCTATTCGAAAAGAACTCTTCTCCGGTGCCTCCAACCTTTTCAGTGAAACTGGGATTGATCTGGACAGTGTGAATGGCTTCAAAGAAGTGGTTGACTTGAAAATAGAAAACAGTGAGGCTGGTTACCTTCAAATTGAAAGAGAAGCAACAAGGCAGCTGTCTGATGGTGCCATCCCTCTCTTTCTTGGTGGTGATCATTCAATCACTTATCCGTTAGTGAAAGCGGTCGTTGAATCGAATAGGCCAACAATAATCATTCATTTCGATGCCCACCCAGACCTTTACCATGAGTTTGAGGATGACCGTTACTCTCACGCCTGTCCATTTGCAAGAATCATGGAAGATAGTCTGACAGATCGGTTGATTCAGATCGGCATACGTACTGCCAATGATCACCAGCGGCAGCAGGCAGAAAAGTTTGGAGTGGAGTTATATCAATTACCTGAGATGCCCGCTAATCTTGGCTTAAGCAGTGATGACACAGTCTATATCTCTCTGGATCTGGATGTTTTCGATCCTGCCTTTGTTCCAGGTATTTCCCATCATGAACCGGGCGGTCTATCAGTTAGGGACGTTATAGGTATCATTCACAATATCAATGCACCCATTATTGGTGCCGATGTGGTTGAATTGAATCCACGACGCGACCTTAACGGGATGACTGCGACGGTAGCGGCAAAAATGGTGAAAGAAATAGCTGGGAAAATGGTGGCGAACTAA
- a CDS encoding Dabb family protein, whose translation MIKHIVMWRLKKIEGKTKNDSGSKIKTEIIKLPDLIKEIKALEVGINVNPSERASDVVLVSEFESMEKLKKYQDHPEHLKVVALLQPLTEEVRVVDYEL comes from the coding sequence ATGATTAAGCATATTGTTATGTGGCGTTTAAAGAAGATTGAGGGGAAGACAAAAAATGATAGTGGTTCTAAGATCAAGACTGAGATCATTAAACTTCCTGATCTGATCAAAGAAATCAAAGCATTGGAAGTAGGCATCAATGTGAATCCGTCAGAACGTGCCTCTGATGTGGTTCTTGTATCTGAGTTTGAATCCATGGAAAAGCTGAAAAAATATCAGGATCATCCTGAGCACTTGAAAGTTGTGGCTTTACTTCAGCCGTTGACAGAGGAAGTCCGAGTGGTGGACTATGAGTTGTGA